In one Verrucomicrobiota bacterium genomic region, the following are encoded:
- the nth gene encoding endonuclease III codes for MARESPAARKTRAALIFEGLRRAYPDAHCELLYSNPLELLVATILSAQCTDKLVNQVTPALFQKYRSAADYARAPQEVLEGDIKRIGLYRSKAKNIRSACATLVELHGGEVPNKIESLIALAGVGRKTANVVLGNAFGLNEGVVVDTHVARLSDRLELSREKDPLKIEKDLMTLAPREHWTLLSHWLIWHGRRRCPARHPQCEQCEILVHCPLGRKSAHA; via the coding sequence ATGGCGCGCGAATCCCCAGCCGCGCGGAAAACCCGCGCGGCACTGATCTTCGAGGGCCTTCGTCGCGCTTATCCCGATGCCCACTGCGAACTGCTGTATTCGAATCCACTCGAATTGCTGGTCGCGACGATTCTCTCCGCTCAATGCACGGACAAACTGGTGAATCAGGTCACACCCGCGCTGTTTCAAAAATACCGAAGCGCCGCCGACTACGCCCGCGCTCCCCAAGAAGTTTTGGAAGGGGACATCAAGCGGATTGGGCTCTACCGCAGCAAAGCCAAAAACATTCGTTCCGCCTGCGCCACCCTCGTCGAGTTGCACGGGGGCGAAGTGCCAAACAAGATCGAATCGTTGATCGCCTTGGCGGGCGTGGGCCGCAAGACCGCGAATGTGGTATTGGGCAACGCCTTCGGCCTGAATGAAGGCGTGGTGGTGGACACTCACGTCGCCCGGTTGTCCGACAGGCTCGAGCTCAGCCGGGAGAAAGATCCGCTGAAAATCGAGAAGGACCTCATGACGCTGGCACCGCGCGAACACTGGACCCTCCTGAGCCATTGGCTCATTTGGCACGGACGCCGGCGGTGTCCCGCCCGCCATCCCCAATGCGAGCAGTGCGAAATCCTCGTGCATTGCCCTTTGGGCCGGAAATCCGCCCATGCCTGA